One genomic window of Fusarium fujikuroi IMI 58289 draft genome, chromosome FFUJ_chr01 includes the following:
- a CDS encoding related to chitinase, whose amino-acid sequence MSSSRKSRIASSMSNVMFTNAVYFPNYRIYQGDTPGMLNYSCINHVYYAYASVSADGGVFLSDEWADAGAPVDGVQGGLGSLMHLKQKHPHLRVVLSIGGGNSSEIFPLVASSTLLRDNFARSAKGLVEASGLDGIDIAWEYPCDVQQGYDFLALLAAVRIHLPEEHYILTAALPAAKSILQFLDLMEIAEYLDFINLMAYDFFGSWTPKAGHHAQLYAMDKEETSASSGVSYLMSKGFPPKKILLGIPTFGRSFLHCTGAGHKYKGVGGAEDGTFEYNQLPRKGCKEVVDKRHVAAHCTGADGGFVTYDNPDTVKIKAGFCKQKGLGGLFYWNGPADSKDKSRSLVAAGFRALHSS is encoded by the exons ATGAGCTCGTCGCGCAAGTCGCGGATTGCTTCGAGCATGTCCAATGTCATGTTCACAAATGCGGTATACTTCCCCAACTACCGGATATACCAGGGAGATACTCCAGGAATGCTCAACTACAGTTGTATCAACCACGTTTACTATGCTTACGCCAGTGTTTCAGCCGACGGCGGTGTTTTC CTGAGTGATGAGTGGGCGGATGCTGGTGCACCTGTTGACGGTGTACAAGGAGGGCTAGGGTCTCTCATGCACCTCAAGCAGAAGCATCCCCATCTTCGAGTTGTTCTGTCAATCGGGGGCGGCAACTCCTCGGAGATTTTCCCCCTGGTGGCATCTAGCACTCTATTGCGCGACAATTTTGCTAGATCAGCTAAGGGGCTTGTTGAAGCATCTGGCCTGGATGGAATCGACA TTGCATGGGAATACCCTTGCGATGTCCAACAAGGCTACGACTTTCTTGCACTTCTAGCAGCTGTCCGCATTCATCTACCAGAGGAGCATTATATACTCACTGCTGCACTTCCTGCAGCCAAGTCCATCTTGCAGTTCCTTGATCTAATGGAGATCGCCGAATACCTGGACTTTATCAACTTGATGGCCTACGATTTCTTTGGTTCGTGGACTCCAAAGGCTGGGCATCACGCTCAACTCTATGCTatggacaaagaagaaacatcagcttcttcagggGTTTCTTATCTCATGTCCAAGGGATTTCCGCCTAAGAAGATTCTGCTTGGTATTCCAACCTTTGGACGAAGTTTCCTTCATTGCACAGGAGCAGGACACAAATACAAGGGCGTCGGCGGCGCGGAAGATGGCACGTTTGAGTACAATCAACTACCACGTAAGGGGTGCAAAGAGGTTGTCGACAAACGCCATGTTGCAGCACACTGCACGGGGGCAGACGGTGGATTTGTGACGTACGACAACCCGGATACTGTtaagatcaaggctggtTTCTGCAAGCAAAAGGGACTAGGG GGTCTGTTTTACTGGAACGGTCCTGCTGATTCCAAGGACAAGTCCAGGAGCTTGGTTGCGGCAGGCTTCCGCGCTCTTCATTCGTCCTGA
- a CDS encoding related to methyltransferase has product MPETDSHSFSIISEPGIETIYTPTDQDTDEYELVFDDARSECLQQDDDSSCCTSLAASIFDYEHSHGRRYHAYLAGRYPLPNDEGEQCRELAEHFLMQQLLDGKLFLSEVDKDAKKMIDLGTGNGAWVMDVADEYDQTSVIGTDLSPIQPKSMPPNASMFVEDCEDPYWASGKDFDMVHLRGMAGFLLDLDAMVANAHEHLKEGGWIEFQDFDYTVRCDDGTMQKDDPLRVFFDTCAQGIRKYGCTNFGKKDVRKSLIAAGFTRVQAVSEKVPISCWSQDEGMKDLGKLMEANIMDLIGSMTVKPLIALGIPEEERKEMASQAYKSLREDKGHRYMNCRIVYGQKYRDQSSVASLGFDS; this is encoded by the exons ATGCCAGAGACTGATAGTCACTCTTTCTCGATCATTTCCGAGCCGGGTATCGAAACGATATACACCCCAACGGACCAAGACACGGACGAATATGAGCTCGTGTTTGACGATGCTCGTTCTGAATGCTTGCAACAAGACGATGATTCAAGCTGTTGCACTTCATTAGCAGCCAGCATATTCGACTATGAGCACTCTCATGGCCGACGCTATCACGCCTATTTGGCTGGCAGATATCCGCTCCCCAATGACGAGGGCGAGCAGTGTCGCGAGCTAGCTGAGCATTTCCTGATGCAGCAACTTCTG GATGGTAAACTCTTTCTGTCCGAAGTTGACAAAGacgcgaagaagatgatcgaTCTCGGGACAGGAAACG GGGCATGGGTGATGGACG TGGCAGATGAGTATGACCAGACCAGCGTGATAGGAACCGATCTATCACCCATCCAACCTAAATCAATGCCTCCGAATGCATCCATGTTTGTTGAAGACTGCGAGGACCCCTACTGGGCCAGCGGCAAGGACTTTGACATGGTTCATCTCAGGGGAATGGCCGGATTTCTTCTTGACTTGGACGCAATGGTTGCTAATGCCCACGA ACATCTGAAGGAGGGCGGATGGATCGAGTTTCAAGATTTTGACTACACAGTTCGCTGCGATGATGGCACCATGCAGAAAGACGATCCATTGCGAGTTTTCTTCGACACATGCGCTCAGGGGATACGGAAATACGGGTGTACCAATTTTGGCAAGAAAGACGTTCGGAAAAGTCTCATAGCCGCTGGCTTCACTCGAGTTCAGGCGGTGAGTGAGAAGGTGCCTATCTCATGCTGGTCACAGGATGAAGGAATGAAGGACTTGGGGAAGTTGATGGAAGCCAACATCATGGATCTGATCGGTTCGATGACTGTCAAGCCGTTGATAGCCCTAGGGataccagaagaagagcgaaAAGAGATGGCCTCTCAGGCTTATAAGAGCCTCAGGGAGGATAAAGGTCATCGATACATGAATTGTCGTATCGTTTATGGCCAGAAGTATAGGGACCAAAGCTCCGTAGCGAGTCTTGGTTTTGATTCGTGA
- a CDS encoding probable protein of the 3` processing complex: MPGAVESPAAAILNHSATPYNFRFSPFLRQTYQVGLSPDRPICKAFQSGHCPNGTRCPERHVSDSKTSQPSGGLNSLVCKHWLRGLCKKGEHCEFLHEYNLRKMPECNFFMRNGYCSNGDECLYLHIDPQSRLPPCPHYDMGFCPLGPNCSKKHVRRKLCVFYLAGFCPDGPECKEGAHPKWSKDLEKPTLKSEEKKDDDMRMDSAQDDMDRSRDQQRDRDRDDGGRHRGGHGSHGGRGKWRGRGRYRGRGH; encoded by the coding sequence ATGCCCGGCGCCGTCGAATCTCCTGCCGccgccatcctcaaccacTCTGCCACGCCCTACAACTTCCGCTTCTCGCCATTTCTTCGACAAACGTACCAGGTCGGGCTGTCTCCCGACCGGCCAATATGCAAAGCCTTCCAGTCGGGTCACTGCCCCAACGGCACACGATGCCCCGAACGTCACGTCTCCGATTCCAAGACGTCGCAGCCGAGTGGTGGTCTCAACTCACTCGTGTGTAAACATTGGCTGCGTGGCCTGTGCAAGAAGGGCGAGCATTGCGAGTTCCTCCACGAGTACAACCTTCGAAAGATGCCAGAGTGTAATTTCTTCATGCGAAACGGGTATTGCTCGAACGGTGACGAATGCCTATACCTGCACATCGATCCCCAAAGTCGGCTGCCACCCTGCCCTCACTACGATATGGGGTTCTGCCCCCTCGGACCAAACTGTTCAAAGAAGCACGTGCGTAGGAAGCTCTGTGTGTTTTACCTGGCGGGTTTCTGTCCTGATGGACCTGAATGCAAGGAAGGCGCCCACCCCAAGTGGTCAAAGGACCTGGAGAAGCCAACCCTCAAgtcagaggagaagaaagacgaCGACATGCGGATGGATTCTGCGCAGGATGATATGGACAGGTCACGAGACCAACAGAGAGATAGAGATCGCGATGATGGAGGCAGACACAGAGGAGGTCATGGCAGTCATGGTGGTCGAGGCAAatggcgaggaagaggccGTTACCGCGGAAGAGGTCACTAA
- a CDS encoding related to amidase (acetamidase) has product MVLLDYLRHRRACQFKQEERTSRIKRLASYHAPFTVLDREIVNKPIEELVQAVQKDPSKASDILHTYGKVALRAHERTNCVTEVMLSSAEQWLIDGSLNLKGPLAGIPVSLKDTVEVEGYDSTVGMSTHAGKPLAHDGNTVRILKDAGAVPYVKTNVPITLLSFESSNDIWGETSNPSNKSYTAGGSTGGEGALLALGGRIGIGSDVAGSVRCPAHFSGCYALKCSTGRWLKTGVVTSMPGQDGVPAVYSPMARTLNDLTYFTRSIIQMKPWTYDYSCHPLPWRTDIEKEFSEKRNLRVGILRTDGVVDPSPACRRALEMTESALRHAGHEIVEIDPPSPYEALCLASILLCSDGLQTVKSFFRWGEWNDRGAAQMSFYFSLPRPVKYLHYLWVKYVRGDAIWAGLLRNWHPQSGYEIWQLNAKRELYKRRWFEWWEHSGIDCLITPPNATPAVPHRGMHDACSSCGYTFLFNLLDYTAGVLPVTHVDKMRDQLPGDFSLNSLNGIAQGAYKLYDANAMHGLPVGIQVVGRRLEEEKVLAIMKRIEEAMGDNAFPLLDID; this is encoded by the exons ATGGTGCTCTTAGACTACCTGCGACATCGTCGAGCTTG CCAGTTCAAGCAAGAAGAACGAACATCTCGCATCAAGAGACTGGCATCATATCATGCTCCTTTCACTGTCCTGGACCGAGAGATTGTGAATAAGCCAATTGAAGAATTAGTCCAAGCTGTCCAAAAAGATCCAAGTAAGGCTTCAGATATTCTTCATACATATGGCAAGGTTGCCCTCAGGGCACACGAGAGAACGAACTGTGTAACAGAAGTCATGCTTTCTTCGGCTGAGCAATGGCTCATAGATGGCtccctcaacctcaaagGGCCTCTAGCTGGTATACCTGTCAGCCTGAAAGATACGGTTGAAGTGGAAGGATACGACAGCACTGTAGGTATGAGCACACATGCGGGGAAGCCCCTTGCACACGATGGAAATACTGTCAGAATACTCAAAGACGCTGGGGCTGTTCCGTATGTCAAGACCAATGTTCCCATCACACTCCTGAGTTTCGAGTCATCTAATGACATATGGGGCGAGACATCGAATCCATCCAACAAAAGCTACACCGCTGGTGGTTCAACAGGAGGTGAAGGTGCCTTGCTGGCATTGGGAGGCCGAATTGGAATTGGAAGTGATGTTGCTGGAAGTGTTCGCTGCCCAGCTCACTTCTCTGGCTGCTATGCACTCAAATGCTCAACAGGAAGATGGCTCAAGACAGGGGTGGTAACAAGCATGCCAGGGCAGGATGGTGTTCCTGCAGTGTATAGTCCAATGGCGCGTACGCTCAACGATCTGACCTATTTCACTCGATCGATCATCCAGATGAAACCTTGGACTTATGACTATTCTTGTCATCCATTACCTTGGAGAACCGATATTGAGAAAGAGTTCTCCGAGAAGAGGAACTTGCGAGTCGGAATCCTTCGAACAGACGGCGTCGTGGATCCCAGTCCCGCTTGCCGAAGAGCATTAGAAATGACCGAATCTGCTCTACGACACGCAGGCCACGAGATCGTGGAGATTGATCCCCCTTCTCCCTATGAAGCTCTATGTCTAGCCTCAATCCTTCTCTGCAGCGACGGCCTCCAGACTGTCAAATCCTTCTTTCGTTGGGGAGAGTGGAACGATCGAGGTGCTGCCCAAATGAGCTTCTATTTCAGCCTTCCTCGACCAGTGAAGTACTTGCACTACCTTTGGGTCAAGTATGTTCGAGGAGACGCCATATGGGCTGGACTCTTGCGGAACTGGCATCCTCAATCCGGATACGAGATCTGGCAACTCAATGCCAAGCGCGAGCTTTACAAGAGGAGGTGGTTTGAATGGTGGGAACACTCCGGTATTGACTGCTTAATCACCCCTCCCAATGCTACTCCAGCTGTTCCTCATAGGGGCATGCATGATGCATGTAGCAGCTGTGGCTACACCTTCTTGTTCAACCTG CTCGACTATACCGCTGGCGTCTTGCCCGTGACACATGTCGACAAGATGCGGGATCAATTGCCAGGAGACTTTAGCCTCAATAGTCTCAACGGCATTGCGCAGGGCGCATACAAACTGTATGATGCGAACGCCATGCATGGATTACCCGTAGGTATTCAAGTAGTTGGCCGCCGGttagaagaggagaaggtaCTGGCAATTATGAAGAGAATTGAGGAGGCCATGGGTGACAATGCTTTTCCATTGCTAGATATAGATTAG